TCAATCTATTGTCTCTACTGTGCATCTACCTCTCTTCTTTGGTCAGCTCTGATAGCTTTCTGCATTTGCGGGCGAGGATGAATCTGGAGGAAAGAAGTGAAAGTGTAAGAGAAATATTAAAGGCTGCAGCCCCCTCAGAATGTAACACAGTTGAAataaaattattgttattactgttatttcCAGTTTCAGATTAAAGTTtagaaaatgtgacattttattcttatatttgtaataataataataataataatatataatacaatatttgtAAAAGTGTGCATGTTTGCCTGTTTGCTGTTATAGCAGCATTTGGGCGTAATGTTTGGCCACGTAGTGTATTTTATctaaattatatacagtatgatatgATATTATCTTTGTAATTTTCAGAGAACTGGCTGCAGCTCAGTATTCACCCCATAATGGCAGGTACAGTCCCATCAGGCTTTGTGTCATCCAGCGTCAAACCAATGGGAGCCCCTTCCTCCTCGATCACCATGCTGCCACAGTaacctggagacacacacacacaacaaacaacaacaaaaagaagcaATTAAAATCTTATAAAAGAAAGCaatccctttctctctctctttccacttCCTGCATACCCTTTTTCCTCCAGAAGTTCTCTTTGTAGTAGACCATGCACTTGATGACAGAGCCCATGGGGACGCGGTTGATCAGCTGGTTCCTCAGCGGGGGCAGCTCAGGGTTAAAGTGCATCTTCAGATTCAGGCTAGGAGGGGTAGCCACGATCACGTACTTGGCCTaaaacaaagatacacacagcagtgagagacagaggacaGTGTGAGCAGGATCACATGGCTGAAAAGCAACCAGTAGATGGCAGCATAGAACAATATTACCAGCTTCTGTGCTGAAATATATTCTTCAACATCTACAGTATTTCTTATCATCTACAACCACGTCTTACTGTATCCAGATTGCATTATGTCACATTATGCAGTGTAAAgataatgctttatttttactattaatACAACATACCAATAACATGCATTGGCTGTAGTAAGACTCCTAATATGGCTTTGACGTGTTTACCATATAGATCTGTTTGTCCACCGTCTCCACCTCCACCATGTCTCCGCTCTGGTCGATCCTGTAGACTGGGGACTGCAGTTTCACGCGGTCGCCCAGCTCTTTGGCCATGCACTCACTGATCTGACTGGAGCCACCTACGAACTTCCTCTCCTGCAGAGGTGGATGGAGAGAGCAGGGGTCGCAAATCCAATGTGAGCTTTGGCTGAACCATAGAGTGCCAACGCAGCAGCAGGACTGGAGGGGTCTAGTCTAGATTTTATATGCTCTACTTGTAAGGCAGCTGTGATTTATGCTGGATAAATCTGATTGTTCTTAGAGTAAGACTCTGCCAGGATAATAAAACCTAGATTTAGGAGCAAGCTGACAAAATCTGTTCATTTATCCTGGTGTTATATACCTGTTATCCCCAATCCCCCCTCTTTCCTTCACTACGATTTCTACATCTTGAACCTTGAGGGAAAATGTGCTTGCAAAGCTCAGGCCAGCAACTGCTGGATGGAGAGGACTGTGGGGGTGGAGAGAGATTATGTGCTCCCAAAGCTCTGATACAGAAAATTAAATAGACAGTGACCTTTTCCATATGGTTAGTGTCAACTCCTGTCTGTTCTCCCTGATCAGAAACACATTGTGTGCATTCCACTGTGGCATTTGAATGTATTTGCCTGCCAGTCTCTGGAAATTATGGGCTAAACCAAAATTGGTACTGGCAGTGAAACAAGGTGAACCTGCATTTGTCTCTTTTGATTAAAGACgactttattttttcagattcaGTGGAAAGTTGCACTGAAATTGGAGAACACCAAACATGGCTGCATGTGCATTACCCATGCATTTACCAATAAACAAGCGTGCTTATTTGAAATGGGGAGGTCTGGCAAAGGGGAAACGACAACAGAGCTGGCCACAGAATCATGTGTTTACCTAAACACAAGTCCCATTTCTTGGTGGCTATGGCAACAGGGCCACTCGGCTTTAGAAAGTACGTTAGCAGAATGTGCTCCCTGCAAGAAAACAGCTTTTGTCAGGCGAGTAATTATGCTGGGAAGATCTGTGGGAAATGAAGGTAAACGTATTAGGGCTCCTTTAAGAGGCTGTGGGATCTCTCACTGATGCTCAACCTCTTGTTTTGCATGACTGAATGCATCTCTGTGGGTTACAGTGAGCTCAAGTCCCACACAAATTCTTGGCTGACCACTTGTGCACTGGcctctgtccctctgtgagCTTTTTGCTGAGATTTTCTGGAAAGCTTAAACGTGATACTGGGGTACCAAGCTCAGTGATTATTGATTAAGATAAGATGAAGATAAGaatgatttatttgttatttagttttttaaaaagctataCCTCCCATTAATCTCTAGTACAGACAACCAGAACCAGACTAGACTTAGCCTCTCTAAATGGCCACATGAACAGAGAAGAAAGCTGACATGCACACAGTTGTGAAGACCTACCTGTCCTCCGTTAGTGGTGGAGAAGATCCTCATGGTTCCCCCACACTGTTTAACATACCAGAGGAACCAGAGAGCGGACACCTCATGGGGTTCAGAGGTCACGTTCACGTTGACAAACAGTGTGGCAAAGCGGCGGACAGTACTTGGAGACAGATAGAAGGATTGAGGGAACAGTTACAActcaatatttaaaaacagaaaacatctatgagtgtaaatatatttatgagATCCTACACAAGTATTTGACTTATAAGCTTTTATTCATTCAGCCAGTTTGGAGCAACTCTTCATTGACAATGATGGTGCTCTGTGTTAAAGGGATAATTCAGgaatttcatgtttgtgtgcatttgtagGTAAACATAATATTAGTATAATTTACACTCAATTACTGGATGTCTCACAAGATGGATGGCTGGTCTAACTAAATAAgaaattatgatttatttatttattgaagttGACTATTTTTAAAGAAAGTGGATTAATTAAGATGTATGATCCACTTCCTGATGTGATCATAGAGGCTGAAACAGTAATCATGCAAACAGTACTGTAATAATTAAGACtttgtatgtatatttgattttgtatgtatcttttttctttatttggtccaatacaagcacaaAGTATTAAACTTTCAGTATTGAAGACGATATATTTCCatgttagagctgcaactgacTGCATACATCAAATAATTGGGCAAAATTTAGAGATATAGAAGAAGAACATGCACAGTTGGTCTCACTCTGGTTCAGATGGACATAAATAAAAGGGAACTGTCTCTTGCTATGTGCTACCTGGTCCAGCAGATCTTCTCAAAGAGCTGTTGCATGGTCATCTTGTCCCACTCCTCAGCATGGGGAGCTCTCCAGGGAGCCTCTCTGGGGATCTGAAGTACAGAAGGAGGAATAAGCAGGAAACtcacattcagtgtgtgtgtgaacagagaCAACAATGGTCTTGCTTTACCTCCTTGCCCATCTCGTCCATTGTCCTCCAGAGGTTGTTGAAGTCCAACAAGACGATGGGGTTCCACATGGGGGGGAAGGAGCCTTTGAACGGGTAAGACTTTCCCTATTGGACacacaacatcatcatcattattattatcatcatcatcattgaaAAATCCTTCTCATGATCATTAGCTGACTACATAATTGCAGTGTACACATGGCCTTGTTTAAATGACTTACAAGTTTGCCTTCTCACATGAATATAAAGCACTAACTCCTGTTGAGGCCTTTAATTAGCTCTTGGCAGAtgtaactaaaaaaaaaagatcctccCTGATTACAAACAGTTGGTAAAGTATGAAACACATGTGACATTTTAATTggtcaaatgtttttctttttctcacgtCTGCGATGTATCCCAGAGTTCCTGaatgttatatttaatttaataaaaagcaaGACTTTCTCCAgcattattaatgtttttgtgtgacTTTTGCCTTGATTAAGAACACAAATGCAATACACTACCCCAAATATGTCAAAGTAGTATATCTATAATACAACacagtatgatttttttttttaataactgctcaattaacatgttttacagcCACCAAATGAAAGGACCACAGGCAGCAGCTCTGTGGCTGCTGATTGTGGCCACACTGCACCACAAGTTCCGAATAATACAAATGAATATGAATCACATCAAAAGTCATATTATAACCGGATATGTTTGAGATCAGATGTCTGACTGTCCATCTTAATCAAACCAGTTACAATATGTCTGAGTCGCATGTGTGTCGCCAGATGTGACTGCTGTGCCAGAGAGTGCACCGTTaaatatccaaacacacattacTAACCTCAGTAAATTCTGTTTCTTACACCTGACACATTGGTCCCACAATCTGATTTTGTTGGGGAGAATCTCTGCTACAGAGACAGGAGTGTTGTGGTCATAGTGCACCATGATCCATGTTTTTGGCATAGCTTAactatttaattatttttaaaaaatacaataaatctcACATGGGAGGAATTAGATAAAATATGAATCTaggatttaaaaaaggaaaattaatttCATAACCCTCCCCCTTATTCGAACCCCCCACCCCATGATATTCAGACTGTTCTGAACTCTGAATTTTGAGTGTTTAGTGAACTGTTTTTGAACTGTGTCTTTAGAGCTGCTGCTCCCACTCTGCTGGGGACAAAATATATAAGCAAACTGCAGCAATATTCAAAACCAGTGAATactttgtaaattaaaaaatcagTCAACCTCTAGTTGTCCTCTAAAACGCTTAGTCACAATGACTGAACAGTAATCAATGGTTGTGTAAAAAGTACTGCAACAGCTTGGTATATTTCCAGTTATGCAATATTTTACAACAGATTAAAAGATTCATAGTCATCATGTGTGATAAGAGCGTGCAAAATCCATGTATTGTTTGAATCCTGTACTATTGCTCAATTTCTCAACCACACAACTGAGTTACACATACGTAGAGAAAGCGGACGAAGGGTCCCAGAGGGATCAAGGTTGCTTAAGTCAATTCTCTGAAAATGACATCAAGATTATACATTAAGCTCATGTCACACGAGTGTTTGGCTTTTCCAACAAATAACTTTGTTGCTTACTGGCAATCACCTCTTAGCTGTGTGGGGGAATAATATCTGTCTATTCCCATGTGTGTTGATGTTACTGTGCATAATCTCTCTGGTGTAACGTTATTGACATTTAGCTTGACAAGTAAATTTGTTTCAAACTCTGTCAAACATCAACTTCCCCTGAAAGCAACGAAGATTGGCTACATATAGAGATGCTACTGTTTGGAGGATCATTATTCTACAGTCTGCAGTACAGGCTGTCTGGGCTCACTCTCATAAAGTTGTATTTGCTCAGGTTGCACCAGTTTTTGAGCCAATAGTTGCCTcttattatatacagtatttcattttgGCTTGTCATGTAATTTGCTGTCATTTTATTGGAGACACAAAACTGCTGTATATAAAACTTTTGCATTTGCTCACTTAGAGTTTCCCCAAATGTCATCTGGCCTTACAAACATGCTAACTTGTGTATAAATGCCTGGTTTCAATACTGAATAGTTTCCTTTTTTCCCTTGCCACTTGTTCAAGAGACTATGCAAGTAATAGCAGATTTAGATCATGTGACCTTCACCATTTTTCCCCTCATGTATCAATTGAGTGGCTGTagcagagagaacagaagaTGGAGAAGATAGAGCAGTGAAAGTTGTAGTTTGTAAGTTTATCAGTTGAATAAGTGTTTTAATTCCCTTTGGTTTATCTGTGTGCgtgaaaaatatgtgtttgtatgtgttttcagGCATAACTATATGACCACATCACTCTAAAGGCAGCTGGTTAAGTTTCTCAAAATGCACATTGCTAAGAAAGTTTAAATAGAGATGTTACTGTCTGTAAAGATTAAGGTGAGGTGAAGGTTTGATGTTACTGTGACATTTGCACTTATTTCACTACAAGCTAAATTACTGATGATATGATTCTGAACTGTGGAATGAGAAACTTTCCTACCTCAGATTCAAGTCATAGCcgttattattataacattatatttaattataacaTGCCGGCTGGCGATGGCTTTTTCACTTGAGCTACTCAGTCTCACTTGCACCACTTTTTTGCTTGTTAAACTGGTCAATATAATAGATTAACCTCTTAAACTTTGCCAGATTAAACTGTGAGTCCATCTatacaaacgcacacacagctttattttaaattatagcatttaaaaagaaaccaaaTATGTCAAAACAACTGGAACATTccctgatgttttttttataattgtttgaatatttcacgTGGTGCTAGCAgttgtttagttgtgtttagtttcatttaaatgttagaCCTAAAAGATATAGGACATAAATGTGATTCTGTCATACAGCCTGGGACTTTAATAAAGTTTTACCCAAgtggaaatgaaaggaaaaggagaTTTTTAAGtggaaaataaagcattttagAGGTTAAAGTGCAAAAACCAGTTTCCAATAATTCAACATCTTGCTGAACTTGATATTACACatcaaaaaaatgacaaaatccaAATGGACCAAGTCAACCACCTTACGCGGTCACTTTTATTAGATTAAAATAACATGATACAGAGATTTGCTGTCATCACtatgctgcttttatttgtttgagaAGTCTAAAAGTAGTTCAGCAGCCAACTTTGATATGTTAATCAGAAAAGTGGTGAAAGGTTAGACAGGAAAGCATCATATAACCCAACATGTtaacaatataacaataaaaaaggtGCTCTATCATAACCTGAGATACTCTTGTGAGATAAAATGTGTGTTAGAAGGATGAGAAGTTTTACTATTGATTTATCCTAATATATGTCAGTGGACATTGACTCCCATAAAGTATTTTCTTACATCACTATTCAATGCTTGGTTCATTCAGTGATCATAAAAACATTTGGATCAGCATTATCTCTAAACAACAACTCATATCTGTTAAGCTGTCTTGGCAGAGCAGAGTCACTTTCCTTTATGTCTTATTGTCTGATATCTGCTGCACTGTAACACAAAACTCAGCTCATAGATGGAAACGGACAGAGAGACAATGAAGTGTCTCACAACGTACAGTAACCGCTGCCATGCTCAGAACAGTCCGTTGCCGTGGAACAACAGGTCTGTCACCATGGTGACGCTGGTGAAGTGAATACAGAAGGAGCAGtgcagaggaggggagggggataGGGAGAGAAGAGGATGCAAGGCAGCATCTGTTTCCACATCAGTGAGCAGCGACTCAGCCTTCAGTACATGAAGACACAGGTCACTGTGCTGCAGAGTGAAACAAGCTGAAGTGGATTAACACTCGTATCCTTACTTTATATACTCACTCAAATCATAAGCTCTTATTTGAGCTGTAAAAACTATTATACCTATTGTCTATATTTTCTACCTTTACTGccttattatatttatattagcAACCTTAAAAGCTTCTCTC
This genomic interval from Thunnus thynnus chromosome 11, fThuThy2.1, whole genome shotgun sequence contains the following:
- the mao gene encoding amine oxidase [flavin-containing]; this translates as MTAPSNTYDVIVVGGGISGLSAAKLLKASGLSPVVLEARDRVGGRTFTVRNKETKWVDLGGAYIGPTQNRILRLAKEYEIKTYKVNEQENLVHYVNGKSYPFKGSFPPMWNPIVLLDFNNLWRTMDEMGKEIPREAPWRAPHAEEWDKMTMQQLFEKICWTSTVRRFATLFVNVNVTSEPHEVSALWFLWYVKQCGGTMRIFSTTNGGQERKFVGGSSQISECMAKELGDRVKLQSPVYRIDQSGDMVEVETVDKQIYMAKYVIVATPPSLNLKMHFNPELPPLRNQLINRVPMGSVIKCMVYYKENFWRKKGYCGSMVIEEEGAPIGLTLDDTKPDGTVPAIMGFILARKCRKLSELTKEERLRKICEVYSRVLGSEEALHPVHYEEKNWCEEQYSGGCYTAYFPPGILTQYGKVLREPVGKLYFAGTETATEWSGYMEGAVQAGERAAREIMCAMGKIQPNQIYQNEPESLEVPALPFVTSFWERNVPSVGGLLKLMGVSTFLCVATAAGLVACKKGLLHRC